A single window of Xylocopilactobacillus apicola DNA harbors:
- a CDS encoding LTA synthase family protein, with protein sequence MKKNIIKIFNTDLALPIIFTILVWVKSLIAYLLDFSLGITDPLQIILLIINPLPLAFLIFLLPLFFKKNWVQETFMFLLLVAESALILFNVIYYREFTDFMTVNTILGYSKVSEGLSASSINLVKPHDIFYVIDLLIILGILLRKLFKHQPFRSLNTSNSPQKSINKKSLLALISCSMVGFFAVLSLSEIDRPQLLLRTFDRNYIVKYLGLDAFTFYDGFKTVQNKNVNVNKIPKNLNTVISYNKKNYIAPNVKYYGKAKGKNVFIIHLESFQQFLLNYELNGQEVTPFLNSLIKDKNVISFDNFFHEVGGGKTSDAETMLETGTFGLSQGSFFSSIAQNNTIQAAPAILAQNGNYTSAVFHGDSAGFWNRNNVYKNLGYDYFFYSDYYYQTPTSKVGMGTKDKLLFGESIKYLEHLPQPFYAKFITVTNHTPFTLDEAVDNFPLADTNDQVVNHYFRTAHYLDSSFEEFFNYLKNTGLLKKSIIVIYGDHFGISNDRNKKLAPLLNKSPEEWTKYDNAMLQRVPFIIYDQGIKGGVNHTFGGEIDVLPTLLHLLGVDTKNFVQLGQDLLSPKHQQVVAFRNHNFVTPKYTFYDGKYYDTITGELLEPDETQKKELQSIQKQVNDKLNASDLINNSNLLRYYTPPEFKPVNPKNYHYTNQYSRLLDQEAKDRFTNKSLFIDNSMNSTISEFQTTEPELINNPNELTVPPKTIKNQKIKK encoded by the coding sequence ATGAAAAAAAATATTATAAAAATTTTTAATACAGATCTCGCCTTACCCATAATTTTTACAATTTTGGTTTGGGTAAAATCACTGATCGCATATCTTCTTGATTTTTCTTTAGGGATCACTGATCCGCTGCAAATTATTTTATTAATTATCAATCCTCTACCGTTAGCTTTTTTGATTTTTCTTCTTCCTTTATTTTTTAAAAAGAATTGGGTTCAAGAAACTTTCATGTTTCTTTTATTAGTAGCAGAGTCTGCTTTGATCCTTTTTAATGTCATATACTACCGTGAATTCACTGATTTTATGACCGTAAATACTATTTTAGGATACTCAAAAGTGTCCGAAGGTCTCTCGGCCAGCTCAATTAACCTAGTTAAGCCTCATGATATTTTTTATGTTATCGATCTTTTGATCATTTTAGGAATACTTTTAAGAAAACTTTTTAAACATCAACCTTTTCGCTCTTTAAACACGTCTAATAGCCCCCAAAAATCAATCAATAAAAAAAGTCTCTTAGCGCTTATTTCCTGCTCAATGGTTGGATTTTTTGCTGTTTTATCACTAAGTGAAATCGATCGACCTCAACTGCTACTTAGAACTTTTGATCGAAATTACATTGTCAAATACCTCGGTTTAGATGCCTTTACCTTTTATGACGGATTTAAAACCGTCCAAAATAAAAATGTTAACGTTAATAAAATTCCGAAGAATTTAAATACAGTGATATCTTACAACAAGAAAAATTATATTGCTCCAAACGTCAAATATTATGGGAAAGCTAAGGGGAAAAATGTATTTATTATTCATTTGGAAAGTTTTCAGCAGTTCTTGCTTAATTATGAACTCAATGGACAAGAGGTAACACCTTTTCTCAATTCACTTATAAAAGATAAAAATGTAATTTCTTTTGATAATTTCTTCCATGAAGTTGGCGGTGGTAAAACCTCTGACGCTGAAACAATGCTTGAAACTGGTACTTTTGGTCTTTCACAGGGTTCGTTTTTCAGCTCGATTGCTCAAAATAATACGATCCAAGCAGCTCCTGCAATCTTAGCACAAAACGGCAACTATACTTCAGCAGTTTTTCATGGTGACTCAGCCGGATTTTGGAATCGTAACAATGTCTATAAAAATTTAGGTTACGACTATTTTTTCTATAGCGATTATTACTACCAGACTCCAACTTCAAAAGTAGGAATGGGAACTAAAGATAAGTTGCTTTTTGGAGAAAGCATTAAATACCTCGAACACTTACCTCAACCATTTTATGCCAAATTCATCACTGTAACTAATCACACTCCGTTTACACTTGATGAAGCGGTTGACAATTTTCCTCTCGCTGACACCAATGATCAAGTAGTTAATCACTACTTCCGAACTGCTCACTATCTAGACTCTTCTTTCGAAGAATTTTTTAATTATCTCAAAAATACTGGATTATTAAAGAAGTCTATCATCGTAATTTATGGTGATCATTTCGGCATCTCTAACGATCGCAATAAAAAACTGGCCCCTCTACTGAATAAATCGCCTGAAGAATGGACAAAATACGATAATGCAATGCTTCAGCGCGTGCCTTTCATTATTTACGATCAAGGTATCAAAGGAGGAGTTAATCATACGTTTGGTGGTGAAATTGACGTTTTACCAACCCTTCTCCATTTGCTGGGAGTTGATACTAAAAATTTTGTTCAATTGGGACAAGATTTACTTAGTCCAAAACATCAACAAGTAGTTGCATTTCGTAACCATAATTTTGTAACTCCTAAATATACTTTTTATGATGGAAAGTATTATGACACAATAACCGGAGAGCTCCTTGAGCCTGATGAAACACAAAAAAAAGAACTTCAAAGCATTCAAAAGCAGGTTAATGATAAACTTAACGCTTCAGATTTAATAAACAATTCAAATCTCTTGCGTTACTATACTCCACCTGAATTCAAACCAGTTAATCCTAAAAATTATCATTATACAAATCAATACTCGCGTCTACTTGACCAAGAAGCCAAAGATAGATTTACTAATAAAAGTCTATTTATTGATAATTCGATGAATTCAACGATCTCTGAATTTCAAACTACCGAACCAGAGTTAATAAATAATCCAAATGAGTTAACAGTTCCGCCTAAAACCATCAAAAATCAAAAGATCAAAAAATAA
- a CDS encoding FtsX-like permease family protein: MLKRSFSGLRFYFKLYLNLVSAMTIFFVLVFAAYLIIINNQARQRILTARFHDLSGKPVKQLSNYVNESFTNLNSIYYLIISALILMFAVVFIWNIFNLLHKRDSELKSYFVIGKSTSRLICQLLIELLMIILISMLFASIVIFLLLPFFKTTANNINANFFDYIMNRVVTNNLGNETSELQIIKKALSNNTISMYNVDNIFLIPTELITLNFSKLIHTLIITVIGIIGLCTATLALFFKKRGQNYFVSQQQ; the protein is encoded by the coding sequence ATGTTGAAAAGAAGTTTTTCCGGTTTAAGATTTTATTTTAAATTGTATTTAAATCTAGTTAGCGCAATGACGATTTTCTTTGTGCTAGTTTTTGCTGCTTATTTAATAATTATCAATAATCAAGCACGTCAACGTATTCTTACCGCTAGATTTCATGATTTATCAGGTAAGCCAGTCAAGCAATTATCCAATTATGTCAACGAAAGCTTCACTAATTTAAATTCGATCTACTACCTAATTATCTCTGCTTTAATTTTGATGTTTGCAGTCGTGTTTATTTGGAATATTTTTAATCTACTTCACAAAAGAGATTCCGAACTAAAATCCTACTTCGTCATTGGAAAATCAACGTCGCGTCTCATTTGTCAGTTGTTAATCGAATTATTAATGATAATTTTAATAAGCATGTTGTTCGCATCAATAGTTATTTTCCTTTTACTACCATTTTTTAAAACTACTGCAAACAATATAAATGCGAATTTTTTTGATTATATAATGAATCGAGTGGTTACAAATAATCTCGGGAATGAAACAAGTGAGTTACAGATTATTAAAAAAGCGCTCTCCAACAATACAATTTCAATGTATAATGTAGATAATATTTTCTTGATTCCTACTGAATTAATTACTCTAAATTTTTCAAAGTTAATCCATACTCTAATAATTACGGTAATTGGAATTATTGGGCTTTGTACAGCTACTTTAGCCCTATTTTTTAAAAAAAGAGGTCAAAACTATTTTGTTAGCCAGCAACAATAA
- the ligA gene encoding NAD-dependent DNA ligase LigA, protein MDNYEEYLNLKKQLNIYRREYYTEDAPSVQDFEYDRLYQKLLAIESAHQDWVSSDSPSQNVGGAINTAFPKFSHTIPMLSMDDVFSLEESEAAVQRIQKNIQQDEVEFNLELKIDGLAISLIYENGHLVKGSTRGDGMVGEDITPNILQIADIPKEIPLKDHLEVRGECYLGKESFARLNEARLEEGKSTFANPRNAAAGSLRQLNSKVTKERNLQSFIYYVIEPENFDLKTQSQALIKLKEWGFATNQQNRVIKNFGEVRDYLDEYQEKRFNLPYNIDGIVFKVNDLALQNSLGNTVKVPRWEFAYKFPPLEARTKIRTIEWTVGRTGVVTPTAVMDPVSLAGSTVQRASLHNFDLLHEKDVRINDYVDIYKAGDIIPEVARVDFKARKSGTKSYQEPHYCPDCGAKLVHLSEEVALRCINPVCPAQVRAHIEHFATRDAMNILGLGPKVVEKLYDLDLVNKIPDLYKLDEIKLQQVPGFQEKSVKKLLDNLEESKHRSLENVLYGFGIRYVGKNVALKIAEVYHNLDDLISFLKTGEDLEIDTIGSVIQNSLSNYFANQEVLEMVQELKELQVNLKYLGRDLNSVDHDGFFYDKRVVITGTLAGYSRSQLNDLLTNQGAKVSSSVSSKTDFLIYGSDPGSKLTKANNLKIQLISEERLDEILQEK, encoded by the coding sequence ATGGATAATTATGAAGAATATCTTAATTTAAAAAAACAACTGAATATTTACCGGAGAGAATATTACACTGAAGATGCTCCGAGTGTTCAAGATTTTGAATACGATCGCCTTTATCAAAAGCTTTTAGCAATTGAGAGTGCGCACCAGGATTGGGTAAGTAGCGACTCTCCAAGTCAAAATGTTGGCGGGGCAATTAATACTGCTTTTCCTAAATTTAGTCATACGATTCCGATGTTGTCGATGGATGATGTGTTTTCTTTGGAGGAATCCGAAGCCGCAGTTCAAAGAATCCAAAAAAATATTCAGCAAGATGAAGTGGAATTTAATTTAGAACTAAAAATTGATGGACTGGCGATTTCTTTAATCTATGAAAACGGCCACTTGGTTAAAGGCTCGACGCGCGGAGATGGGATGGTTGGTGAAGATATTACTCCAAATATTTTACAAATCGCAGACATTCCGAAAGAAATCCCGTTAAAAGATCATCTGGAAGTCAGAGGCGAGTGCTATTTAGGAAAAGAAAGTTTTGCGCGTTTAAATGAGGCTCGACTGGAAGAAGGGAAGAGTACGTTTGCTAATCCTCGGAATGCAGCAGCAGGGAGTTTGAGACAGTTAAATTCTAAAGTGACTAAAGAACGAAATTTACAATCTTTCATTTATTATGTTATTGAACCAGAAAACTTTGATTTAAAGACTCAAAGCCAAGCGCTTATAAAGTTAAAAGAGTGGGGATTTGCGACTAACCAACAAAATCGAGTAATTAAAAACTTCGGTGAAGTTCGGGATTATTTGGATGAATATCAAGAAAAAAGGTTTAATTTACCATATAATATTGATGGAATTGTTTTTAAAGTTAATGATTTAGCGCTTCAGAATTCTTTAGGTAATACTGTTAAAGTTCCTCGGTGGGAGTTTGCTTATAAATTTCCGCCACTTGAGGCTAGAACTAAGATTAGGACTATTGAGTGGACGGTTGGTCGGACAGGTGTGGTAACTCCCACGGCAGTGATGGATCCAGTTTCTTTGGCAGGTTCAACGGTTCAACGAGCAAGTCTACATAATTTCGATTTGTTGCATGAAAAAGATGTACGTATAAACGACTATGTAGATATTTATAAAGCAGGAGATATTATCCCAGAAGTTGCGCGAGTTGACTTCAAGGCGCGCAAAAGTGGGACTAAAAGTTATCAGGAACCCCATTATTGTCCGGATTGCGGCGCTAAATTAGTTCATTTATCTGAGGAGGTAGCTCTACGTTGTATTAATCCGGTATGCCCAGCACAAGTGCGGGCTCATATTGAACATTTTGCCACCCGTGATGCGATGAACATCCTTGGTCTTGGGCCGAAAGTTGTGGAAAAACTTTATGATTTAGATTTAGTTAACAAGATTCCTGATTTATATAAGTTAGACGAAATTAAATTACAGCAGGTGCCTGGTTTTCAGGAAAAATCGGTAAAAAAACTTTTAGACAATCTTGAAGAAAGTAAACACCGTTCACTAGAAAATGTGCTATATGGATTTGGGATCAGGTATGTTGGTAAAAATGTAGCTCTAAAAATTGCAGAAGTTTATCATAATTTGGATGATTTAATTTCATTTTTAAAGACCGGAGAAGATTTAGAAATTGATACAATTGGTTCGGTAATCCAAAATTCCTTATCTAATTATTTTGCAAATCAAGAGGTTTTAGAGATGGTTCAAGAACTTAAAGAGCTACAAGTAAATTTGAAGTACTTGGGAAGAGACTTGAATTCAGTTGACCATGATGGTTTTTTCTATGACAAAAGAGTAGTAATTACTGGTACGCTAGCTGGTTATTCTAGGAGTCAATTAAATGACTTATTAACTAATCAAGGCGCAAAGGTTAGCAGTTCTGTTTCGTCTAAAACAGATTTTTTAATTTATGGTAGCGATCCTGGTTCCAAATTAACTAAAGCAAATAATCTCAAAATTCAATTAATATCGGAAGAAAGATTAGATGAAATTTTACAAGAAAAGTAA
- a CDS encoding flotillin family protein, with translation MVELIIIAAAVVILIGFISYSYRKVPINKALSVSGAFLKQPKIIVGGATVVVPFLQIANIIDMSQFTLKVSVEDANTDSQVPLDIEGTATLRIGNTSEMVRSAMQSFLTLKDDERNEQIVEVVKGQIRGVLGKMQPEDVSNKRDAFASQVQESVGPILAKMGIEIVSVQISKVADKNGYIDSLYVKEVADRKSEAKQNEAIAAARARKVAAEQNSLANQAEQESEQNIAVQNKETAVKKAQLKKEQDEQTAIADQAYPLSKAQQEKAVNEAQGAANVAKAEQDAKLAAQQVAINESKYQSEITAKAKAEAAAKVEQASADANVTKINANAEAEKISNLGNAEADIIAKKGLAEAEAISKRGNAYANNGQLLLTNEFIKQLPDVIGAYAKPLSEVKNMNVYDGAQGVTGQSAVALQQMISMVKDTTGLDLQELIKAKGYGTITVDTSNKTAESVKSIAKSLQKPVKPNKTDKS, from the coding sequence TTGGTTGAACTTATTATAATTGCTGCTGCTGTAGTAATCCTAATTGGATTTATTAGTTATTCTTACCGCAAAGTACCGATTAATAAAGCGTTGAGCGTTTCTGGGGCATTTTTGAAGCAGCCCAAAATCATTGTCGGTGGAGCAACGGTTGTCGTCCCGTTTCTTCAAATAGCCAACATTATCGACATGTCTCAATTTACTTTAAAAGTTAGCGTTGAAGATGCCAACACAGATAGTCAGGTCCCGCTTGATATTGAAGGAACGGCAACACTTAGAATTGGTAATACCTCTGAAATGGTCCGCAGTGCCATGCAAAGTTTTTTAACCTTGAAGGATGACGAACGTAATGAACAAATCGTCGAAGTTGTAAAAGGACAAATTCGAGGGGTTTTGGGTAAAATGCAGCCTGAAGACGTTTCTAATAAGCGGGATGCTTTTGCTTCCCAAGTACAAGAGTCAGTCGGCCCTATCCTTGCTAAAATGGGAATTGAAATTGTTTCAGTTCAAATTTCTAAAGTTGCTGACAAAAACGGTTATATTGATTCTCTTTACGTTAAGGAAGTCGCCGACCGCAAATCAGAAGCAAAACAAAATGAAGCAATCGCCGCTGCTCGAGCTAGAAAGGTCGCAGCAGAGCAAAATTCCTTAGCTAACCAGGCCGAACAGGAATCTGAGCAGAATATTGCTGTTCAAAACAAAGAAACTGCGGTAAAAAAAGCCCAGTTGAAAAAAGAACAGGATGAACAAACTGCCATCGCAGATCAGGCCTATCCGTTATCGAAAGCTCAGCAAGAAAAGGCTGTTAACGAGGCACAAGGAGCTGCAAATGTTGCCAAAGCTGAACAAGACGCCAAATTAGCTGCTCAACAAGTAGCAATTAACGAAAGTAAATATCAATCAGAAATTACAGCCAAAGCCAAAGCGGAAGCAGCAGCTAAAGTTGAACAAGCAAGTGCTGACGCTAATGTTACTAAGATCAACGCCAACGCTGAAGCTGAAAAAATTAGTAATCTTGGAAATGCTGAAGCTGATATTATTGCCAAAAAAGGTTTAGCGGAAGCAGAGGCAATCAGTAAACGAGGAAATGCTTACGCAAACAACGGACAGCTTCTTTTAACTAATGAGTTTATTAAACAACTGCCAGACGTAATCGGCGCGTACGCTAAACCATTATCTGAAGTTAAAAATATGAATGTTTACGACGGAGCTCAAGGCGTGACCGGACAAAGCGCAGTTGCTTTACAACAAATGATTTCGATGGTTAAAGACACTACCGGGTTAGATTTACAGGAGTTAATTAAGGCCAAAGGATATGGTACGATCACTGTCGATACAAGTAACAAAACGGCCGAAAGTGTAAAATCTATCGCAAAGTCTCTTCAAAAACCAGTAAAACCAAATAAAACCGATAAATCTTAA
- a CDS encoding ATP-grasp domain-containing protein yields the protein MTNVFFPGSVVGVLGGGLDSFQMTLQLKQMGYQVAVFSEISNSPAITLADYRFTGKITDRNRLDPFATVSDVIILENSYINPFAAQYLAEHYYVPQGSNLLSLSQDHYLNSLFLNDLNLNTVPNATAVSFDDLVMQTESIGFPLILKPIQKLPRKQYYVLNDLDDLNQVADLIQNFSFFVEAKIEIEAEFGLVVFKSRSQNVEINVLPVVRNFYDEHFELQTSISNLGNVSQADLMEMKRIATGIANKEAFMGAISVEFYKAKNGMLYVKSVSEGLRKFGNLYRIMIGKSQEELYLKANLGLPIPPIKNFGNGINVYFKQARLDDIYTQLIIKPDWDFVFYPSRWKNPLDTAGYLTIKGDNFTEIYERLSNTDIWNLPQELFES from the coding sequence GTGACAAATGTTTTCTTCCCTGGCTCAGTAGTAGGTGTTTTAGGCGGCGGGCTCGATTCCTTTCAGATGACTTTACAGTTAAAACAAATGGGATACCAAGTTGCTGTCTTTTCTGAGATTAGTAATTCTCCGGCAATTACTTTAGCTGATTATAGGTTTACTGGTAAAATTACTGATCGGAATAGACTAGATCCTTTTGCAACAGTAAGTGATGTAATTATCCTTGAAAATAGTTATATTAATCCTTTTGCTGCACAGTATTTAGCTGAACATTATTATGTTCCTCAAGGCTCAAATCTTTTATCTCTTTCGCAAGATCACTATTTAAATTCGCTTTTTCTCAATGATCTTAATTTAAATACCGTGCCTAATGCAACTGCAGTTTCGTTTGACGATTTGGTAATGCAAACGGAAAGTATCGGATTTCCTTTAATTTTAAAGCCGATTCAAAAACTACCTCGAAAACAATATTATGTTTTAAATGATTTGGATGACCTTAATCAGGTTGCTGACCTCATTCAAAATTTTTCTTTTTTTGTTGAAGCTAAAATCGAGATTGAAGCAGAGTTTGGCTTGGTTGTATTTAAAAGTCGTTCACAAAATGTTGAAATTAACGTTTTACCTGTGGTTAGAAATTTTTATGATGAACATTTTGAACTGCAAACGTCAATTTCTAATCTTGGGAATGTTAGTCAGGCCGATTTGATGGAAATGAAACGAATTGCGACCGGCATTGCCAATAAGGAAGCTTTTATGGGTGCAATTTCAGTTGAGTTCTATAAAGCAAAAAATGGCATGCTGTATGTTAAAAGCGTTTCTGAGGGATTGCGAAAATTTGGGAATCTTTATCGGATAATGATTGGTAAATCGCAAGAAGAATTGTATTTAAAAGCCAATCTTGGCTTACCGATTCCTCCAATCAAAAATTTTGGAAATGGAATTAACGTTTATTTTAAACAGGCACGTTTAGATGATATTTATACCCAGTTAATAATTAAACCTGATTGGGATTTTGTCTTTTATCCAAGCCGCTGGAAAAACCCGTTAGATACTGCAGGTTATCTCACTATAAAGGGTGATAATTTTACAGAAATATACGAAAGGTTATCTAATACAGATATTTGGAATTTACCGCAGGAGTTATTTGAATCTTAA
- a CDS encoding glycoside hydrolase family 73 protein, whose amino-acid sequence MKKTKKLSFLFLTLAVLFFLLGFSLNAFHRDLTELSQDQSNNERRQEPKDNEKLAREKEDKERKKFIVKIAPIAQEIQKEYHILPSITIAQACLESDWGRSSLSAKYNNYFGIKGGEGSDTIELKTKEFEDGHWIEKKAKFRVYRSLEESMEDHAKLLKNGTSWNNNQYQEVLKAQDYHEASEAMYRAGYATDPAYATKLIKIIEKYKLNQYDK is encoded by the coding sequence ATGAAAAAAACAAAAAAATTATCATTTCTCTTTCTAACATTAGCAGTTCTGTTCTTCCTTCTGGGGTTTTCGTTAAACGCATTTCACCGTGATTTAACTGAATTATCGCAAGATCAAAGCAACAACGAAAGACGGCAGGAGCCAAAAGACAATGAGAAATTGGCGCGGGAAAAAGAAGATAAAGAACGCAAGAAATTTATTGTGAAAATTGCACCAATTGCTCAGGAAATTCAAAAAGAATACCACATTTTGCCAAGTATTACGATCGCTCAAGCATGTCTTGAAAGTGATTGGGGGCGCAGCAGTTTGTCAGCCAAATATAACAATTATTTTGGAATTAAAGGCGGTGAGGGCTCTGATACAATTGAATTAAAGACAAAGGAATTTGAAGATGGACATTGGATTGAGAAAAAAGCCAAATTTAGGGTATACCGTAGCTTGGAGGAATCGATGGAAGATCACGCCAAGCTATTGAAGAATGGAACTTCTTGGAATAACAATCAATATCAAGAGGTATTAAAGGCCCAAGATTATCATGAGGCCAGTGAAGCCATGTATCGGGCGGGATATGCAACCGATCCGGCGTATGCAACTAAGTTAATCAAAATTATCGAAAAATATAAGTTAAATCAATATGATAAATAA
- the pcrA gene encoding DNA helicase PcrA — translation MKKAKNLVENMNNKQAEAIETTEGPLLIMAGAGSGKTRVLTHRIAYLVEQKNVAPWNILAITFTNKAANEMKDRVEQILGSTGMSVTVSTFHSLCVRILRREINQLGYSKSFNIADTSESLALIKNILKDFNIDSTKFPPRAFLEQISKQKNELINAKQFARSADDFFTQKVASVFEEYEKRLKEYQTLDFDDLIMLTVKLFQDFPATLEQYQDRYQYIHVDEYQDTNHAQYVLTTLLAQKNKNVCVVGDADQSIYGWRGANMKNILNFQNDYPKAQVILLEQNYRSTGNILHAANNVIDNNLERIKKNLWTQNDQGEKIHLFAAQNENEEATFVVDQIQTQMKNHGYKYGDFGILFRTNAQSRTIEETLLKSSIPYQLFGGKRYYERKEILDVISYLKVIANPDDIYSLQRIINVPKRGIGNMTLEKIRSYADMQGISEFSAYGHADELGLSKKPTTELLKFHQMISKWHEAMDNNQMSITDLIEDIYTQTGYKNSYQQQNDPESEARVDNLEEFLSVTKNFDEKSSDPAFENLTDNQLVNFLTDLALVTDQDDDEKNNSVSLMTLHAAKGLEFPVVFLIGMEEGLFPLQRSIIEGTGMEEERRLAYVGITRAKKILYLIYANQRVLYGRTQMNRPSRFIEEIDKTVKDFNSSGGSNDESVGYARRQPARSNYRSGYRAPKVEQKAHNNDNYQVGDKIEHKKWGPGTVVQVSGAGDDQEIDVAFGQDVGIKRLMVRFAPITKV, via the coding sequence ATGAAAAAAGCAAAAAATTTAGTTGAAAATATGAATAATAAACAAGCCGAGGCCATCGAAACTACTGAAGGTCCGCTTTTGATTATGGCAGGAGCAGGTTCGGGGAAAACCCGGGTTTTAACGCATCGAATCGCCTATTTAGTTGAACAAAAAAATGTTGCACCATGGAATATTTTGGCGATCACTTTTACTAATAAAGCTGCAAATGAAATGAAAGATCGTGTTGAACAAATCCTTGGTTCTACTGGAATGAGTGTAACAGTATCTACGTTTCATTCGTTGTGTGTCCGAATTTTAAGAAGAGAAATTAATCAATTGGGTTATAGTAAATCCTTTAATATTGCTGATACTAGCGAGTCTTTAGCGCTAATCAAAAATATTTTGAAGGATTTTAACATTGATTCGACTAAATTTCCACCGCGTGCTTTTCTCGAACAAATCTCTAAACAAAAAAATGAACTCATCAATGCTAAACAATTTGCTAGATCAGCAGATGATTTTTTTACCCAAAAAGTGGCTTCAGTTTTTGAAGAATATGAAAAGCGGTTAAAAGAGTATCAAACCTTAGATTTTGATGACTTAATTATGTTAACTGTCAAACTTTTTCAAGATTTTCCAGCAACCCTTGAACAATATCAAGATCGTTATCAATATATCCATGTTGATGAATATCAGGATACCAACCATGCACAGTATGTTTTGACTACGCTTTTGGCTCAAAAAAATAAAAATGTTTGCGTTGTTGGAGATGCAGATCAGTCAATTTATGGTTGGCGTGGCGCTAACATGAAGAATATTCTTAACTTCCAAAATGATTACCCTAAAGCGCAAGTGATTTTATTGGAACAAAATTATCGTTCTACAGGCAACATCTTGCATGCAGCTAATAACGTTATTGATAATAATTTAGAGCGAATTAAAAAGAATTTGTGGACCCAAAACGACCAAGGAGAGAAAATTCATCTTTTTGCAGCGCAAAATGAAAATGAAGAAGCAACTTTTGTAGTTGACCAAATTCAAACTCAAATGAAAAATCACGGCTACAAATATGGGGATTTTGGGATTTTATTTCGGACTAATGCGCAATCGCGGACAATTGAAGAAACTCTTTTAAAATCAAGTATCCCTTATCAACTATTTGGGGGCAAACGTTACTACGAGCGAAAAGAAATTTTAGATGTAATTAGCTATTTAAAAGTCATTGCTAACCCGGATGATATTTATAGTCTTCAGCGAATTATTAATGTTCCTAAAAGAGGGATCGGAAATATGACGTTAGAGAAAATTCGCTCTTATGCGGATATGCAAGGCATAAGTGAATTTAGCGCTTATGGTCACGCTGATGAGTTAGGTTTGAGTAAAAAGCCAACTACCGAATTACTTAAATTTCATCAAATGATTAGCAAATGGCATGAGGCAATGGACAATAACCAAATGAGTATAACTGATTTAATCGAAGATATTTATACTCAAACTGGCTATAAAAATTCTTATCAGCAGCAAAATGATCCTGAATCTGAGGCTCGGGTTGATAATCTTGAAGAATTTCTTTCAGTAACCAAAAATTTTGATGAAAAATCTTCAGACCCAGCATTTGAAAATTTAACGGATAATCAGCTAGTTAATTTTTTAACCGATTTAGCATTGGTTACCGATCAAGACGATGACGAAAAGAATAATAGCGTCTCTTTAATGACTCTACATGCGGCTAAGGGGCTTGAATTTCCGGTTGTTTTTTTAATTGGAATGGAAGAAGGACTTTTTCCACTTCAGCGATCAATTATTGAAGGCACAGGGATGGAAGAGGAACGACGATTAGCCTATGTGGGGATTACGCGAGCAAAAAAAATTCTTTATTTGATTTATGCCAATCAGCGAGTCCTTTACGGAAGAACGCAAATGAATCGACCTTCGCGCTTCATTGAAGAAATTGATAAAACGGTGAAGGACTTTAATTCTTCTGGGGGGTCAAATGATGAATCGGTAGGTTATGCTCGTAGACAGCCAGCCAGGTCCAATTATCGTTCGGGTTATCGTGCTCCCAAGGTTGAACAAAAGGCGCATAATAACGATAATTATCAGGTTGGTGATAAAATAGAACATAAAAAATGGGGGCCAGGTACAGTCGTTCAAGTAAGCGGCGCTGGTGATGATCAAGAAATTGACGTGGCTTTTGGGCAAGATGTTGGTATTAAGCGATTAATGGTTAGGTTTGCCCCAATTACGAAGGTTTAA